One genomic region from Salvia hispanica cultivar TCC Black 2014 chromosome 2, UniMelb_Shisp_WGS_1.0, whole genome shotgun sequence encodes:
- the LOC125203763 gene encoding ubinuclein-1-like isoform X3, with translation MIDGGGLESDSASKPMSTCESHGDRLRFTVELRPGETTIVSWRKLLKEMTSSNPNANRPKAAGSSSPANQQPHPPSPPPALASSEQPVENEDRDSLGQAETNRLSTVIEKNEPMYAGDGTSEDEEVLPDDDEYDTEDSFIDDAELDDYTQVDNSSIKNDGFFVNHGKLECIESTTTDKQQPRKRRREDVTKTQGGNEDGHSPNKHIKIGNKERKSPSSVKRNTTSQFNLHSTNVLEASQANATEASLKKKNADNPTAINPAASLEHKDAKHQMTGFISSHNRNTKPKDSSELQDASTQKPNSSSVSKPQYGKLNNAKELDKSIQKKDQSGSVGRFDLNITPSRDLPQIANVPHAPRKEASNFRPKITVLEKAIRELQKIVAELRPPSTEVHDPDNSSQAIKRRLSPEIKQKLSKVARLAQGSYGKIPKDVINRLMSILGHLMKLNTLQKNLRAMANLGLSARQEKDNRLKKTKHEVVEMVRQRVQYMISTVLRETGADDFQEIGHEEKETLKRIYSMDKALENKICDLYDLYIVRFIPRELEKIQNPLREDFLKSLQHYGLVESWTLMELNAQYIK, from the exons ATGATCGACGGCGGCGGTTTGGAATCGGATTCCGCGTCAAAACCTATGTCCACGTGCGAATCACACGGCGACCGTCTGCGGTTCACGGTGGAGCTGCGGCCGGGAGAAACGACAATCGTTTCGTGGAGGAAGCTTCTTAAGGAGATGACTTCCAGCAATCCTAATGCCAATAGACCGAAAGCTGCTGGCTCGTCGTCGCCGGCCAATCAGCAGCCTCATCCCCCGTCTCCGCCACCTGCATTGGCGTCTTCCGAGCAGCCGGTGGAGAACGAAGACAGGGATTCTCTAGGTCAGGCTGAGACGAACCGTCTGAGCACTGTGATTGAGAAAAATGAGCCAATGTATGCG GGCGATGGAACTAGTGAAGACGAAGAAGTTTTGCCAGATGATGATGAGTATGATACTGAGGATTCCTTTATTGATGATGCTGAGCTG GATGATTATACCCAGGTTGATAActcatcaataaaaaatgacgGGTTTTTTGTTAACCATGGGAAGTTGGAGTGCAT TGAATCTACAACAACTGATAAACAACAGCCGAGGAAAAGGAGACGTGAAGATGTGACAAAAACTCAAGGTGGGAATGAAGATGGACATAGCCCAAataaacacatcaaaataggaaataaagaaagaaaatcacCATCCTCAGTTAAAAGAAATACAACTAGTCAGTTCAACTTGCATAGTACGAATGTGCTAGAGGCTTCCCAAGCAAATGCAACTGAAGCttcattgaagaagaaaaatgcagATAACCCGACTGCGATAAATCCTGCAGCATCATTAGAGCACAAGGATGCAAAACATCAAATGACTGGGTTCATCTCATCACATAATCGCAATACGAAACCGAAGGACAGTAGTGAACTTCAAGATGCTTCAACGCAGAAGCCAAATAGTTCATCTGTAAGCAAACCTCAGTATGGCAAACTAAATAATGCCAAGGAGCTGGACAAATCTATCCAAAAAAAGGATCAAAGTGGCTCTGTTGGAAGATTTGACCTTAATATTACTCCGAGCAGAGACTTGCCACAAATAGCA AATGTTCCCCACGCTCCAAGAAAAGAAGCATCTAATTTTAGACCAAAAATTACGGTGCTTGAAAAAGCCATTAGAGAGTTACAGAAGATAGTTGCAGAAT TAAGACCACCTTCAACAGAGGTACATGATCCCGATAATTCTTCTCAAGCAATCAAAAGGAGATTATCACCTGAAATAAAGCAGAAGCTGTCTAAAGTTGCTAGATTAGCG CAAGGTAGCtatggaaaaataccaaagGATGTAATCAATCGTCTGATGAGCATCTTAGGCCACTTGATGAAACTTAACACACTGCAG AAAAATCTTAGAGCAATGGCCAATTTAGGGTTGTCAGCTAGACAAGAGAAGGACAATCGACTGAAGAAGACAAAACATGAAGTTGTTGAGATGGTTAGGCAGCGAGTGCAATATATGATATCCACA GTTCTGCGAGAAACTGGTGCAGATGATTTCCAAGAAATTGGtcatgaagaaaaagaaacctTGAAAAGAATATACAGCATGGACAAAGCACTGGAGAATAAGATTTGTGACTTGTATGACCTTTATATTGTG CGTTTTATCCCCAGAGAATTGGAGAAGATCCAGAACCCCCTGCGAGAAGACTTTTTGAAGAG CTTGCAGCATTATGGCCTGGTGGAGTCATGGACACTGATGGAATTAAATGCGcaatatataaagtaa
- the LOC125203763 gene encoding ubinuclein-1-like isoform X2, with translation MIDGGGLESDSASKPMSTCESHGDRLRFTVELRPGETTIVSWRKLLKEMTSSNPNANRPKAAGSSSPANQQPHPPSPPPALASSEQPVENEDRDSLGQAETNRLSTVIEKNEPMYAGDGTSEDEEVLPDDDEYDTEDSFIDDAELDDYTQVDNSSIKNDGFFVNHGKLECIESTTTDKQQPRKRRREDVTKTQGGNEDGHSPNKHIKIGNKERKSPSSVKRNTTSQFNLHSTNVLEASQANATEASLKKKNADNPTAINPAASLEHKDAKHQMTGFISSHNRNTKPKDSSELQDASTQKPNSSSVSKPQYGKLNNAKELDKSIQKKDQSGSVGRFDLNITPSRDLPQIANVPHAPRKEASNFRPKITVLEKAIRELQKIVAELRPPSTEVHDPDNSSQAIKRRLSPEIKQKLSKVARLAQGSYGKIPKDVINRLMSILGHLMKLNTLQKNLRAMANLGLSARQEKDNRLKKTKHEVVEMVLRETGADDFQEIGHEEKETLKRIYSMDKALENKICDLYDLYIVRIGEDPEPPARRLFEELAALWPGGVMDTDGIKCAIYKVKGRRALIRRQREKANFKRKKLGQKMEDTIEKEASIVAPALHVPEKILSASCDNASSLMAKLVQSAAVSRPKPYVTLPVASTPSVNKPKRERVKASNPNDAMPVEVLPKKKVKKKQNPGAAEAQLHLEKAPEAEEKHKPKQERVKASNSNDAMPVEVLPKKKVKKKQNLGAAEA, from the exons ATGATCGACGGCGGCGGTTTGGAATCGGATTCCGCGTCAAAACCTATGTCCACGTGCGAATCACACGGCGACCGTCTGCGGTTCACGGTGGAGCTGCGGCCGGGAGAAACGACAATCGTTTCGTGGAGGAAGCTTCTTAAGGAGATGACTTCCAGCAATCCTAATGCCAATAGACCGAAAGCTGCTGGCTCGTCGTCGCCGGCCAATCAGCAGCCTCATCCCCCGTCTCCGCCACCTGCATTGGCGTCTTCCGAGCAGCCGGTGGAGAACGAAGACAGGGATTCTCTAGGTCAGGCTGAGACGAACCGTCTGAGCACTGTGATTGAGAAAAATGAGCCAATGTATGCG GGCGATGGAACTAGTGAAGACGAAGAAGTTTTGCCAGATGATGATGAGTATGATACTGAGGATTCCTTTATTGATGATGCTGAGCTG GATGATTATACCCAGGTTGATAActcatcaataaaaaatgacgGGTTTTTTGTTAACCATGGGAAGTTGGAGTGCAT TGAATCTACAACAACTGATAAACAACAGCCGAGGAAAAGGAGACGTGAAGATGTGACAAAAACTCAAGGTGGGAATGAAGATGGACATAGCCCAAataaacacatcaaaataggaaataaagaaagaaaatcacCATCCTCAGTTAAAAGAAATACAACTAGTCAGTTCAACTTGCATAGTACGAATGTGCTAGAGGCTTCCCAAGCAAATGCAACTGAAGCttcattgaagaagaaaaatgcagATAACCCGACTGCGATAAATCCTGCAGCATCATTAGAGCACAAGGATGCAAAACATCAAATGACTGGGTTCATCTCATCACATAATCGCAATACGAAACCGAAGGACAGTAGTGAACTTCAAGATGCTTCAACGCAGAAGCCAAATAGTTCATCTGTAAGCAAACCTCAGTATGGCAAACTAAATAATGCCAAGGAGCTGGACAAATCTATCCAAAAAAAGGATCAAAGTGGCTCTGTTGGAAGATTTGACCTTAATATTACTCCGAGCAGAGACTTGCCACAAATAGCA AATGTTCCCCACGCTCCAAGAAAAGAAGCATCTAATTTTAGACCAAAAATTACGGTGCTTGAAAAAGCCATTAGAGAGTTACAGAAGATAGTTGCAGAAT TAAGACCACCTTCAACAGAGGTACATGATCCCGATAATTCTTCTCAAGCAATCAAAAGGAGATTATCACCTGAAATAAAGCAGAAGCTGTCTAAAGTTGCTAGATTAGCG CAAGGTAGCtatggaaaaataccaaagGATGTAATCAATCGTCTGATGAGCATCTTAGGCCACTTGATGAAACTTAACACACTGCAG AAAAATCTTAGAGCAATGGCCAATTTAGGGTTGTCAGCTAGACAAGAGAAGGACAATCGACTGAAGAAGACAAAACATGAAGTTGTTGAGATG GTTCTGCGAGAAACTGGTGCAGATGATTTCCAAGAAATTGGtcatgaagaaaaagaaacctTGAAAAGAATATACAGCATGGACAAAGCACTGGAGAATAAGATTTGTGACTTGTATGACCTTTATATTGTG AGAATTGGAGAAGATCCAGAACCCCCTGCGAGAAGACTTTTTGAAGAG CTTGCAGCATTATGGCCTGGTGGAGTCATGGACACTGATGGAATTAAATGCGcaatatataaagtaaaagGAAGGAGAGCATTAATAAGGCGACAGAGG gAAAAAGCAAATTTTAAGAGGAAGAAGTTGGGACAAAAAATGGAGGATACTATCGAAAAGGAAGCTAGTATCGTTGCTCCTGCATTGCATGTTCCTGAGAAAATTTTGTCCGCCTCCTGTGACAATGCTTCATCATTGATGGCTAAGCTGGTCCAGAGTGCTGCTGTATCTCGACCTAAACCCTATGTAACATTACCCGTTGCAAGTACCCCTAGTGTAAACAAACCAAAGCGAGAAAGAGTGAAGGCTAGCAATCCCAATGATGCCATGCCAGTGGAAGTActaccaaaaaagaaagtgaaaaagaagcaaaatcCAGGTGCGGCTGAAGCTCAGCTCCACCTTGAGAAGGCTCCCGAGGCAGAGGAAAAGCACAAACCAAAGCAAGAAAGAGTGAAGGCTAGCAATTCCAATGATGCCATGCCAGTGGAAGTActaccaaaaaagaaagtgaaaaagaagcaaaatcTTGGTGCGGCTGAAGCTTAG
- the LOC125203763 gene encoding ubinuclein-1-like isoform X1, with protein sequence MIDGGGLESDSASKPMSTCESHGDRLRFTVELRPGETTIVSWRKLLKEMTSSNPNANRPKAAGSSSPANQQPHPPSPPPALASSEQPVENEDRDSLGQAETNRLSTVIEKNEPMYAGDGTSEDEEVLPDDDEYDTEDSFIDDAELDDYTQVDNSSIKNDGFFVNHGKLECIESTTTDKQQPRKRRREDVTKTQGGNEDGHSPNKHIKIGNKERKSPSSVKRNTTSQFNLHSTNVLEASQANATEASLKKKNADNPTAINPAASLEHKDAKHQMTGFISSHNRNTKPKDSSELQDASTQKPNSSSVSKPQYGKLNNAKELDKSIQKKDQSGSVGRFDLNITPSRDLPQIANVPHAPRKEASNFRPKITVLEKAIRELQKIVAELRPPSTEVHDPDNSSQAIKRRLSPEIKQKLSKVARLAQGSYGKIPKDVINRLMSILGHLMKLNTLQKNLRAMANLGLSARQEKDNRLKKTKHEVVEMVRQRVQYMISTVLRETGADDFQEIGHEEKETLKRIYSMDKALENKICDLYDLYIVRIGEDPEPPARRLFEELAALWPGGVMDTDGIKCAIYKVKGRRALIRRQREKANFKRKKLGQKMEDTIEKEASIVAPALHVPEKILSASCDNASSLMAKLVQSAAVSRPKPYVTLPVASTPSVNKPKRERVKASNPNDAMPVEVLPKKKVKKKQNPGAAEAQLHLEKAPEAEEKHKPKQERVKASNSNDAMPVEVLPKKKVKKKQNLGAAEA encoded by the exons ATGATCGACGGCGGCGGTTTGGAATCGGATTCCGCGTCAAAACCTATGTCCACGTGCGAATCACACGGCGACCGTCTGCGGTTCACGGTGGAGCTGCGGCCGGGAGAAACGACAATCGTTTCGTGGAGGAAGCTTCTTAAGGAGATGACTTCCAGCAATCCTAATGCCAATAGACCGAAAGCTGCTGGCTCGTCGTCGCCGGCCAATCAGCAGCCTCATCCCCCGTCTCCGCCACCTGCATTGGCGTCTTCCGAGCAGCCGGTGGAGAACGAAGACAGGGATTCTCTAGGTCAGGCTGAGACGAACCGTCTGAGCACTGTGATTGAGAAAAATGAGCCAATGTATGCG GGCGATGGAACTAGTGAAGACGAAGAAGTTTTGCCAGATGATGATGAGTATGATACTGAGGATTCCTTTATTGATGATGCTGAGCTG GATGATTATACCCAGGTTGATAActcatcaataaaaaatgacgGGTTTTTTGTTAACCATGGGAAGTTGGAGTGCAT TGAATCTACAACAACTGATAAACAACAGCCGAGGAAAAGGAGACGTGAAGATGTGACAAAAACTCAAGGTGGGAATGAAGATGGACATAGCCCAAataaacacatcaaaataggaaataaagaaagaaaatcacCATCCTCAGTTAAAAGAAATACAACTAGTCAGTTCAACTTGCATAGTACGAATGTGCTAGAGGCTTCCCAAGCAAATGCAACTGAAGCttcattgaagaagaaaaatgcagATAACCCGACTGCGATAAATCCTGCAGCATCATTAGAGCACAAGGATGCAAAACATCAAATGACTGGGTTCATCTCATCACATAATCGCAATACGAAACCGAAGGACAGTAGTGAACTTCAAGATGCTTCAACGCAGAAGCCAAATAGTTCATCTGTAAGCAAACCTCAGTATGGCAAACTAAATAATGCCAAGGAGCTGGACAAATCTATCCAAAAAAAGGATCAAAGTGGCTCTGTTGGAAGATTTGACCTTAATATTACTCCGAGCAGAGACTTGCCACAAATAGCA AATGTTCCCCACGCTCCAAGAAAAGAAGCATCTAATTTTAGACCAAAAATTACGGTGCTTGAAAAAGCCATTAGAGAGTTACAGAAGATAGTTGCAGAAT TAAGACCACCTTCAACAGAGGTACATGATCCCGATAATTCTTCTCAAGCAATCAAAAGGAGATTATCACCTGAAATAAAGCAGAAGCTGTCTAAAGTTGCTAGATTAGCG CAAGGTAGCtatggaaaaataccaaagGATGTAATCAATCGTCTGATGAGCATCTTAGGCCACTTGATGAAACTTAACACACTGCAG AAAAATCTTAGAGCAATGGCCAATTTAGGGTTGTCAGCTAGACAAGAGAAGGACAATCGACTGAAGAAGACAAAACATGAAGTTGTTGAGATGGTTAGGCAGCGAGTGCAATATATGATATCCACA GTTCTGCGAGAAACTGGTGCAGATGATTTCCAAGAAATTGGtcatgaagaaaaagaaacctTGAAAAGAATATACAGCATGGACAAAGCACTGGAGAATAAGATTTGTGACTTGTATGACCTTTATATTGTG AGAATTGGAGAAGATCCAGAACCCCCTGCGAGAAGACTTTTTGAAGAG CTTGCAGCATTATGGCCTGGTGGAGTCATGGACACTGATGGAATTAAATGCGcaatatataaagtaaaagGAAGGAGAGCATTAATAAGGCGACAGAGG gAAAAAGCAAATTTTAAGAGGAAGAAGTTGGGACAAAAAATGGAGGATACTATCGAAAAGGAAGCTAGTATCGTTGCTCCTGCATTGCATGTTCCTGAGAAAATTTTGTCCGCCTCCTGTGACAATGCTTCATCATTGATGGCTAAGCTGGTCCAGAGTGCTGCTGTATCTCGACCTAAACCCTATGTAACATTACCCGTTGCAAGTACCCCTAGTGTAAACAAACCAAAGCGAGAAAGAGTGAAGGCTAGCAATCCCAATGATGCCATGCCAGTGGAAGTActaccaaaaaagaaagtgaaaaagaagcaaaatcCAGGTGCGGCTGAAGCTCAGCTCCACCTTGAGAAGGCTCCCGAGGCAGAGGAAAAGCACAAACCAAAGCAAGAAAGAGTGAAGGCTAGCAATTCCAATGATGCCATGCCAGTGGAAGTActaccaaaaaagaaagtgaaaaagaagcaaaatcTTGGTGCGGCTGAAGCTTAG